Within the Desulforegulaceae bacterium genome, the region TGGAAGTGCTTCCAAAAATTTGAGATTCTTTTTCCTGCATTTCATCAAGATTATCACTGCCGAAAAAAGCCCTCCACCAGAAACGCAAAAGGCCGTTTAATGTTTGTTCTCTTAATTCAGCATGTTCTCCGTCAGCTCCCATTGCAAAGGCCGGAGTGAGAAATTCCACATCAAAAACTGATGTTTTTCTGTCAAGAATTTTTTCTGCAAAGTTCATAATTTATTATCTCCCTGGTTTAAAGAGCTTTTGTTTTATTCAGCTTCATAAAACCTGAATTTAACGTGCTTAAATATTCTTGTTGTTTTTATTTGGTTTTCTTCTTTTATTTCTTTTTCAAGATTTCTTTTTGTAACCGAATAAATTGGCTTTCTTTTATTTTTTAAGCAAAAATTTACAATATTAAATAATGCACCTGATTCTCCCTGAACCCATATAAAATCTGACTCATTGGAATTTTTTAAAATCCATTTTTTAACAGGCTCAAGATAAAGCGAAATTTTATCCATAACAGGTGGAATATTTGACCACATTTCTTTAATTTTTAAATCAGCTTCAGTTTCTATTTTAGCGTTTAACTGCTTTTCAATATCTTCAAGCTGCTCTGGTGCTGGTATATGGTTTAATAAGATGAGTATTTTTTTTGTTTCTTTCAAAATGTATATCCTTAGTTTTTATAAAATGCTGAACTCAAACCCTCCAAGCCCAAAAACAGTATTTTTACCAATATGAACCTTGGAGCAGGCCTCAATTAAAGGAACAAATTCAGTTAAATTGCCACTATATGTAATGTCTCCCAAAAGACCGCCCATAAACATTTTTTTGTTTTGTCTGTTTGAGTATCTTTGCCAGTCTTTCCAGTAAAGGTTTGAATTTTCAATTTTTATCTCAGATGCTTTTTTAATAAGTCCCTTATAATCAAGGTCCGGCTCGCCATTCCCATA harbors:
- the csx20 gene encoding CRISPR-associated protein Csx20; the protein is MKETKKILILLNHIPAPEQLEDIEKQLNAKIETEADLKIKEMWSNIPPVMDKISLYLEPVKKWILKNSNESDFIWVQGESGALFNIVNFCLKNKRKPIYSVTKRNLEKEIKEENQIKTTRIFKHVKFRFYEAE